One part of the Synechococcales cyanobacterium T60_A2020_003 genome encodes these proteins:
- a CDS encoding DUF2232 domain-containing protein: MNAHDSPNAENSGNISPSELYTSQNWADPDIVDTEADSQRREQPNTSPRLLDEPHVNTQHAPISLVETAFLASAASLLWLVSYYLSLSPWMRILFPIPIALVYLRWGVRSAWMTTVVTCLLLSVLMGPYISLLFLVPYGLLGVQLGALWKRGASWYVSIGIGALLSTTSFFFRVWLLSLFLSQDVWEYLNNRIADFLEWILTFLVNWGVVGVELLGRPDVTVIQLMTLGALLLSDMVYLFTVHLGAWLLLEKLGNPIPEPPEWVQILLDEE; encoded by the coding sequence ATGAATGCGCACGATTCGCCAAACGCTGAAAACTCCGGCAATATCTCTCCATCGGAGCTATACACCTCGCAAAATTGGGCAGATCCAGACATTGTGGATACAGAGGCTGATAGTCAGCGCCGCGAGCAACCCAACACCTCCCCACGCCTTCTAGACGAACCCCATGTGAACACCCAGCACGCCCCCATCAGCTTGGTGGAAACCGCGTTTCTTGCCAGTGCGGCTAGTTTGCTCTGGTTGGTGAGTTATTACCTGAGCCTCAGCCCTTGGATGCGAATTCTATTTCCCATACCGATTGCCCTGGTCTATTTGCGGTGGGGAGTGCGTTCAGCCTGGATGACCACTGTCGTGACCTGTTTGCTGTTGTCTGTGCTGATGGGGCCTTATATTAGCTTGCTATTCTTGGTTCCCTACGGGTTATTGGGTGTTCAGCTCGGTGCACTCTGGAAGCGAGGCGCAAGCTGGTACGTCTCTATTGGCATTGGTGCCCTGCTATCCACCACGAGTTTCTTTTTCCGGGTGTGGCTACTGTCGCTGTTCTTGAGTCAGGATGTGTGGGAGTATCTCAACAACCGCATTGCCGACTTTTTAGAGTGGATTCTGACCTTTCTCGTCAATTGGGGCGTCGTTGGGGTGGAACTTTTGGGGCGTCCGGATGTCACGGTCATTCAGCTCATGACCCTCGGCGCGTTGCTACTGAGTGACATGGTTTATCTGTTTACCGTGCATCTAGGGGCATGGCTACTGCTGGAAAAACTCGGAAACCCCATTCCAGAGCCACCAGAATGGGTACAGATTTTGCTAGACGAAGAGTAG